In one Candidatus Omnitrophota bacterium genomic region, the following are encoded:
- a CDS encoding response regulator, translating to MAKVLMIDDDVMVLKLYSEILSKEGFEVLTSSDAKKGFDMAVSQAPALVLLDIMMPTVDGTRVHEALSQNDKTKDIPVVFLTALVREEEVAASGGKIGGLDYISKSTPKDKFITRVKSILAGKK from the coding sequence ATGGCGAAGGTCCTTATGATAGACGATGATGTGATGGTGCTTAAACTTTATTCGGAGATATTATCGAAGGAGGGGTTCGAGGTCCTGACCTCCAGCGACGCGAAGAAAGGTTTCGACATGGCCGTATCGCAAGCCCCGGCCCTTGTCCTGCTCGATATCATGATGCCGACGGTCGACGGGACGCGGGTGCATGAGGCCCTTTCACAGAACGATAAGACGAAAGATATCCCTGTCGTCTTCCTGACGGCTCTCGTCAGGGAAGAGGAGGTCGCGGCAAGCGGCGGGAAGATAGGCGGGCTGGATTACATATCCAAATCCACGCCTAAAGACAAATTCATCACGCGGGTCAAGAGTATCTTAGCCGGGAAGAAGTAG
- a CDS encoding PAS domain-containing sensor histidine kinase — protein sequence MSRDELDIQYRELVENANSIILRMDMKGDVTYFNRFAQNFFGYRQEEILGKNVVGTIVAPADSSGRDLKAMIDDMALHPSSYVSNENENVMRNGTRVWIAWTNKSILDEDGRVREILCIGNDITRLKEAEEEIVKAKEAAESANKAKSSFLANMSHELRTPLNAIIGFSELMKDESFGPLTDKQKEYLDYIWESGKHLLSLINDILDLSKVEAGKMELEPGEFDLKELLKKSFVFISEKAAKHGITLSADVGEGVGVIKADERKVKQVIFNLLSNAMKFTPDGGKIGIDAKKTDKKEILVCVWDTGIGIEAKDNHKIFSEFEQVDSEYSRKYAGTGLGMPLSKKFVELHGGKMWFESEGKGKGTRFYFTLPLNIC from the coding sequence ATGAGCCGGGACGAACTCGATATCCAGTACCGCGAACTCGTGGAGAACGCCAACAGCATCATCCTGCGCATGGATATGAAGGGCGATGTCACTTATTTCAACAGGTTCGCCCAGAATTTTTTCGGGTACAGGCAGGAGGAGATACTGGGAAAGAACGTCGTCGGCACGATAGTGGCACCGGCCGATTCCTCGGGCCGCGACCTTAAGGCGATGATCGACGACATGGCGCTACACCCGTCGAGCTATGTAAGCAATGAGAATGAGAACGTGATGCGCAACGGCACGCGCGTGTGGATCGCCTGGACCAATAAGTCGATCCTCGACGAAGACGGCCGAGTCAGGGAGATACTATGCATCGGCAACGACATAACCAGGCTTAAGGAGGCCGAGGAAGAGATAGTCAAGGCGAAAGAGGCGGCGGAGAGCGCCAATAAGGCGAAGAGTTCGTTTTTGGCGAATATGTCGCATGAATTAAGGACGCCGCTTAACGCGATAATAGGTTTTTCAGAATTGATGAAAGACGAGAGCTTCGGCCCGTTGACCGATAAGCAGAAAGAATACCTTGATTACATCTGGGAGAGCGGCAAGCACCTGCTCTCGCTGATAAACGATATACTCGACCTCTCGAAAGTCGAAGCGGGAAAAATGGAGCTTGAGCCGGGAGAGTTCGACCTGAAGGAACTTTTGAAGAAAAGCTTTGTTTTTATATCGGAGAAGGCCGCTAAACACGGCATAACCCTCTCCGCGGACGTCGGTGAAGGGGTAGGGGTAATAAAAGCGGACGAGAGGAAAGTCAAGCAGGTCATCTTCAACCTGCTCTCAAACGCGATGAAATTCACCCCGGACGGCGGCAAGATCGGCATTGACGCCAAAAAAACCGACAAAAAAGAGATCCTGGTCTGCGTCTGGGATACCGGCATAGGCATAGAAGCCAAGGACAACCATAAGATATTTTCGGAATTCGAGCAGGTCGACAGCGAATATTCGCGTAAATACGCGGGTACCGGGCTCGGCATGCCGTTAAGCAAGAAATTCGTGGAGCTGCACGGAGGCAAGATGTGGTTTGAGAGCGAAGGCAAGGGCAAAGGCACGCGTTTTTATTTCACCCTGCCGCTTAATATCTGTTAA
- a CDS encoding response regulator, with protein MTDDKKTVLIVEDEPLNMRLTVDLLEINGFNTLSCCDGAAALETLKNAIPDIILLDINMPKMNGFEVHKKIREDRRLDRIRVLALSASVMKEDEERIRAAGFDDFIPKPIDTKGLVKKIKDYLSS; from the coding sequence ATGACCGACGATAAGAAGACGGTGCTTATAGTAGAAGACGAACCGCTGAACATGAGACTTACCGTTGATCTTCTCGAGATCAACGGTTTTAATACGTTAAGCTGCTGTGACGGCGCAGCCGCGCTCGAGACCTTAAAGAATGCCATCCCGGATATCATCCTCCTCGATATCAATATGCCTAAGATGAACGGGTTCGAGGTACATAAAAAGATAAGGGAGGACCGCCGCCTCGACCGCATAAGGGTCCTCGCGCTCTCCGCGTCGGTGATGAAAGAGGACGAGGAGAGGATAAGGGCCGCGGGGTTCGACGATTTCATCCCGAAGCCGATCGACACGAAAGGGCTGGTAAAAAAGATAAAGGACTACTTATCCTCATGA